The Nakamurella deserti genome contains a region encoding:
- a CDS encoding DUF2277 domain-containing protein, with product MCRNITELRGLVPAATPVEVEAAARQYVRKVSGIQKVTDTTREPFEAAVAEIAAITARLLGQLPERRQPPATVPPLRRPEVLARMAARATAS from the coding sequence ATGTGCCGCAACATCACCGAGCTGCGCGGTCTCGTCCCCGCAGCCACCCCCGTCGAGGTCGAGGCCGCCGCCCGGCAGTACGTGCGCAAGGTGTCCGGGATCCAGAAGGTCACCGACACCACCCGCGAGCCGTTCGAGGCCGCGGTGGCCGAGATCGCGGCGATCACCGCCCGGCTGCTCGGCCAGCTGCCGGAGCGCCGGCAGCCACCGGCCACCGTCCCGCCGCTGCGCCGGCCCGAGGTGCTGGCGCGGATGGCCGCACGGGCGACGGCGTCCTGA
- a CDS encoding SMP-30/gluconolactonase/LRE family protein, whose protein sequence is MARAEQLTGPDAHHGEGPVWWPEWGGLRWVDLLAGSILHLAADGSVSDWKVGKVAAAFRPRRQGGLVIATERDFVVADEPGGALRTLATVVTDPALRFNDGTCDPAGRFLCGTMAYDETPGAGSIHRIAADGTLDVVLTGATVSNGLEWTGDGTHAFYNDTPTGRIDVFDSDAAGALTGRRPFVTVEGGSPDGLTLDAEGGVWVALWGGGAVHHYAADGALVEVVKVDATNVTACTFGGDGLDELFITTSAEGDDDHAAAGAVFHYSAGVRGLPAATFAG, encoded by the coding sequence GTGGCACGCGCGGAACAGCTGACCGGGCCCGACGCCCACCACGGCGAGGGCCCGGTGTGGTGGCCGGAGTGGGGTGGCCTGCGCTGGGTGGACCTGCTGGCGGGCAGCATCCTGCACCTGGCCGCCGACGGCTCGGTGAGCGACTGGAAGGTCGGGAAGGTGGCGGCGGCGTTCCGGCCCCGCCGGCAGGGTGGTCTGGTCATCGCCACCGAACGGGACTTCGTCGTCGCCGACGAGCCCGGTGGCGCCCTACGCACACTGGCCACCGTCGTCACCGATCCCGCGTTGCGCTTCAACGACGGCACCTGCGACCCGGCCGGCCGCTTCCTGTGCGGGACCATGGCCTACGACGAGACGCCCGGCGCCGGGTCGATCCACCGGATCGCCGCCGACGGCACCCTGGACGTGGTGCTCACCGGGGCGACCGTGTCCAACGGTCTCGAATGGACCGGGGACGGCACCCACGCCTTCTACAACGACACCCCGACCGGCCGGATCGACGTCTTCGACTCCGACGCCGCCGGCGCTCTCACGGGTCGACGCCCGTTCGTCACCGTGGAGGGCGGTTCGCCCGACGGCCTGACCCTGGACGCCGAGGGCGGCGTGTGGGTCGCGCTCTGGGGCGGCGGCGCGGTGCACCACTACGCCGCCGACGGCGCGCTCGTCGAGGTCGTGAAGGTGGACGCCACCAACGTCACGGCGTGCACCTTCGGCGGTGACGGCTTGGACGAGCTGTTCATCACCACGTCCGCCGAGGGCGACGACGACCACGCCGCCGCCGGTGCGGTGTTCCACTACTCCGCCGGCGTCCGGGGGCTGCCGGCGGCGACCTTCGCCGGCTGA
- a CDS encoding MerR family transcriptional regulator, translating to MAELSERSGIPVATVKFYLREGLLHPGVRTSQTQSSYDDTHVRRLGMIRALMDVGGLSVSRTSEVIAAMADQDRPLGEVLHAAQLSVSRFAATAGPLDRERALARVDELAARRGWTVHEGNPGRLAAADVLATLDHVGVHSYDVLITACATAAEIVAEADLEEVAATVGGRESVVETVVVGTVLGDVLLMAMRRMVQEHISRKQYPHTP from the coding sequence ATGGCGGAGCTGAGCGAACGGTCGGGGATCCCGGTCGCCACGGTCAAGTTCTACCTCCGTGAGGGCCTGCTGCATCCCGGGGTCCGCACGAGCCAGACGCAGAGCAGCTACGACGACACCCACGTCCGGCGACTGGGGATGATCCGGGCCCTGATGGACGTCGGGGGGCTGTCGGTCTCACGGACGTCGGAGGTCATCGCCGCGATGGCCGACCAGGATCGCCCCCTGGGTGAGGTCCTGCACGCGGCCCAGCTGTCGGTCAGCCGGTTCGCGGCGACCGCCGGCCCGCTGGACCGGGAGCGGGCTCTCGCCCGGGTGGACGAGCTGGCCGCCCGCCGGGGCTGGACGGTGCACGAGGGCAACCCCGGGAGGCTGGCCGCCGCGGATGTCCTCGCCACCCTCGACCACGTCGGCGTGCACAGTTACGACGTCCTCATCACCGCGTGCGCCACGGCGGCGGAGATCGTCGCCGAGGCGGACCTGGAGGAGGTCGCCGCCACCGTCGGTGGCCGCGAGTCCGTCGTCGAGACCGTGGTCGTAGGAACGGTTCTCGGCGACGTGCTGTTGATGGCGATGCGCCGGATGGTGCAGGAGCACATCTCGCGCAAGCAGTACCCCCACACCCCCTGA
- a CDS encoding Pr6Pr family membrane protein: MTPYPAPPVAARVLRVVVALAVVAAVVATVVDISSRTTLQFFNFFGFFTVQSNLLLAAVYLVITPAARPRSARAAELLSLVRASVATYIVIVGVVYGLLLAPLGEAGGVPVPWANTVLHIVTPVYGLLDWIVFRDRSPLAARRVWVVLLYPLVWLVVVLVRGATDGWVPYPFLDPANGYGSVAVVCVGILLALLVVGSLVFAVSRSHPATPSH; this comes from the coding sequence GTGACCCCGTACCCGGCACCTCCCGTCGCCGCCCGTGTGCTGCGGGTGGTGGTGGCACTCGCGGTCGTCGCCGCCGTCGTGGCCACCGTCGTCGACATCAGCTCGCGGACCACGCTGCAATTCTTCAACTTCTTCGGCTTCTTCACCGTGCAGTCGAACCTGCTGCTCGCCGCGGTCTACCTGGTCATCACGCCGGCGGCGAGGCCCCGGTCGGCCCGGGCCGCGGAGCTGCTCAGCCTGGTGCGGGCGTCGGTGGCGACCTACATCGTCATCGTGGGTGTGGTCTACGGCCTGCTGCTCGCGCCGCTCGGCGAGGCCGGTGGGGTGCCGGTCCCGTGGGCGAACACGGTGCTGCACATCGTCACCCCCGTCTACGGGCTGCTCGACTGGATCGTGTTCCGTGACCGGTCGCCGCTGGCCGCCCGGCGGGTGTGGGTGGTGCTGCTGTATCCGCTGGTCTGGCTGGTCGTCGTGCTAGTGCGGGGGGCCACCGACGGCTGGGTGCCGTATCCGTTCCTCGATCCGGCGAACGGCTACGGTTCCGTCGCCGTGGTGTGCGTGGGCATCCTGCTGGCGTTGCTCGTGGTGGGCTCGCTGGTCTTCGCGGTCAGCCGGTCGCATCCGGCGACCCCCAGCCACTAG
- a CDS encoding SRPBCC family protein: MTAEPTGRVELRAGGGCDLVVQRSLASPPEEVWATLTEPDRTARWFGMWKGEPGEGRTVHLRSGFEEGTPWNDVLIRVCRPPARLEVSMTDDAASWELAVTVAAAPGGALLTLTQRLPDTAGVADLGPGWEYYLDMFVAAHTGAAPPSFDDYHPAQSAWFSDQVDRSADMP; this comes from the coding sequence ATGACAGCGGAACCGACCGGACGTGTGGAGCTGCGGGCGGGTGGCGGCTGCGATCTCGTCGTCCAGCGCAGCCTGGCGTCGCCCCCCGAGGAGGTGTGGGCCACGCTGACCGAGCCCGACCGCACGGCGCGGTGGTTCGGGATGTGGAAGGGCGAGCCCGGCGAGGGCCGGACCGTGCACCTGCGGTCCGGGTTCGAGGAGGGCACGCCGTGGAACGACGTGCTGATCCGGGTGTGCCGACCGCCGGCACGGTTGGAGGTGTCGATGACCGACGACGCCGCGAGCTGGGAGCTGGCCGTGACCGTGGCGGCGGCTCCGGGCGGAGCGCTGCTGACGCTGACCCAGCGGCTGCCCGACACCGCCGGCGTCGCGGACCTCGGTCCCGGCTGGGAGTACTACCTGGACATGTTCGTCGCCGCGCACACCGGCGCGGCGCCACCGTCGTTCGACGACTACCACCCGGCGCAGTCGGCCTGGTTCAGCGACCAGGTCGACCGCTCTGCGGACATGCCCTGA
- a CDS encoding DinB family protein, translated as MTTTAVTWNDELLLQLTWHWEQQLRPRLTGLTDDEYFWEPVAGCWSLRPRGTTTTPITGGSGDWQIEFAAPAPEPAPVTTIAWRLGHLLVGVLGARIASHFGGPPVDYFGYDYPGTADAALAQLDGMYAAWVAGVRSLGEDGLHRACGEGGFETLSMAALVLHIHRELIHHGAEIALLRDLHAHRS; from the coding sequence ATGACCACCACCGCCGTCACCTGGAACGACGAGCTGCTGCTGCAGCTGACCTGGCACTGGGAGCAGCAACTGCGACCGCGGTTGACCGGACTGACCGACGACGAGTACTTCTGGGAGCCGGTCGCCGGCTGCTGGAGCCTGCGACCGCGGGGAACCACCACCACACCCATCACCGGCGGGTCGGGCGACTGGCAGATCGAGTTCGCCGCACCCGCACCGGAGCCCGCGCCGGTCACCACGATCGCGTGGCGGCTGGGACACCTGCTGGTCGGGGTGCTCGGAGCGCGGATCGCCTCCCACTTCGGCGGCCCGCCGGTGGACTACTTCGGCTACGACTACCCGGGGACCGCCGACGCGGCGCTGGCGCAGCTGGACGGGATGTACGCCGCGTGGGTCGCCGGCGTCCGCTCGCTCGGCGAGGACGGACTGCACCGGGCGTGCGGCGAGGGCGGCTTCGAGACCCTGTCGATGGCCGCTCTGGTGCTGCACATCCACCGGGAGCTGATCCACCACGGCGCCGAGATCGCCCTGCTGCGGGACCTCCACGCCCACCGGAGCTGA